The Eubacteriaceae bacterium Marseille-Q4139 genome has a window encoding:
- a CDS encoding HD domain-containing protein has protein sequence MKKQGFLLEFQRYLSKIQDEKLRFAVQAVWENLFNKSEWNSIYDIPSGINCTAISLVKHTCNVTEYAVNLAEVYGKGYKELDIDRDCLIAGCLLHDVGKILEYHPVVGGVQKTEEGRLYADQFFGINEAFRQEIPVEVIHMIISNSEKTGRIPTTPEALILYFCERIDEDICSKMAGLPLRAKDKNYLITHTE, from the coding sequence ATGAAAAAGCAAGGATTTTTGCTGGAATTTCAAAGATATCTGTCCAAAATTCAGGATGAAAAGCTTCGCTTTGCAGTGCAGGCAGTCTGGGAAAATTTATTTAATAAAAGTGAGTGGAACAGTATTTATGATATTCCATCAGGGATTAATTGTACGGCCATCAGTCTTGTAAAGCATACATGTAATGTGACGGAATATGCGGTTAATTTGGCTGAAGTCTATGGAAAAGGATATAAAGAGCTGGATATAGACAGAGATTGTCTGATTGCCGGCTGCCTGCTTCATGACGTGGGTAAAATTTTAGAATATCATCCGGTTGTTGGCGGAGTACAAAAGACGGAAGAAGGACGTCTTTACGCAGATCAGTTTTTTGGAATCAATGAGGCGTTTCGTCAGGAAATTCCTGTGGAGGTCATTCATATGATCATCAGCAATTCGGAAAAAACAGGAAGGATCCCAACAACTCCGGAAGCCTTAATTTTGTATTTCTGTGAGAGAATTGACGAGGATATATGCAGTAAGATGGCAGGCCTCCCACTGCGGGCAAAGGACAAAAACTATTTAATTACCCATACCGAATAG
- a CDS encoding TRAP transporter large permease subunit has translation MEIGYSVICFGVYLVVVVLCMLALKKSIITSLLAGWIVLLFMSGRNFAVYAVDSVKYSFTQENEFALIMFGLMGFLMERTGMVGRIVNILNSIFGRLRGGAGYVNVLGSAAYGVCAGSVMGGCATIGAVTIPWMNETGFSREDSSIIATGNAGLTSVIPPSSSFAIILSWPIFVSMGLASGKMYLAGLICGFYLVILRLVQSAYIVRRAGIPKPSKESIPALGPTFRKNWTGLTMFLGTIIPVMVTTGAFNTWLKAQETWGSAGNGAVSLMTWLPMMICVVIIIEGWAYLPHSISGWAELLGSSIGRFKELGSTLLLGYFAARVLSKMGLAEEMGTLFASMNVNKLLLIFVILAIIFLAAGPLSPTVIMNSIGPIAFSGLIAAGVNPYAAGASILGLATMGSCIPPSTPALYVAGGIAGLEDVKSCFKDLIFLYAVPSFILVYFYCVGIIPGFVAA, from the coding sequence ATGGAGATAGGATATTCGGTTATTTGCTTTGGTGTATATCTTGTGGTTGTGGTTCTGTGCATGCTGGCATTGAAAAAATCTATCATCACGAGTCTTTTAGCTGGATGGATCGTCCTTTTATTTATGTCAGGAAGAAATTTTGCAGTATATGCAGTGGATTCCGTTAAGTACAGTTTCACCCAGGAAAATGAATTCGCATTGATTATGTTTGGCTTAATGGGGTTTTTAATGGAACGTACTGGGATGGTAGGCAGAATTGTAAATATTCTGAATTCGATCTTTGGCCGTCTGCGGGGAGGTGCGGGATATGTCAATGTGCTTGGTTCTGCGGCCTATGGGGTCTGTGCTGGCTCTGTTATGGGAGGTTGTGCGACCATAGGGGCAGTAACTATTCCCTGGATGAATGAAACCGGTTTCAGCAGAGAGGATTCCAGTATTATTGCGACAGGAAATGCCGGACTTACCTCGGTGATTCCGCCAAGTTCCAGCTTTGCAATAATTTTATCCTGGCCAATTTTTGTATCCATGGGGCTGGCTTCAGGAAAGATGTATCTGGCAGGCCTGATATGCGGGTTTTATCTGGTAATTCTGAGGTTGGTTCAGTCGGCTTATATTGTCCGTCGTGCAGGAATTCCAAAACCATCAAAAGAATCAATTCCGGCCTTGGGGCCAACTTTCCGAAAAAATTGGACCGGCCTTACAATGTTTCTCGGGACAATTATCCCGGTTATGGTGACAACCGGAGCATTCAATACCTGGTTGAAAGCGCAGGAGACTTGGGGTTCTGCCGGAAACGGTGCTGTTTCTTTGATGACTTGGCTTCCTATGATGATCTGTGTAGTAATTATAATCGAAGGCTGGGCATATTTGCCGCACAGCATATCTGGATGGGCAGAGCTTTTAGGAAGTTCCATCGGCCGCTTTAAAGAACTCGGAAGTACGCTGCTTCTTGGATATTTTGCGGCGAGAGTGCTTTCCAAAATGGGACTTGCCGAGGAGATGGGGACATTGTTTGCGTCCATGAATGTCAATAAACTCCTTTTGATCTTTGTGATTCTTGCCATTATTTTTCTGGCCGCTGGTCCGTTAAGCCCGACCGTTATTATGAACTCCATTGGACCGATTGCTTTTTCCGGTCTCATCGCAGCGGGTGTGAATCCATATGCGGCAGGCGCTTCTATTTTAGGACTTGCCACTATGGGAAGCTGTATTCCGCCGTCTACACCTGCTCTTTATGTAGCAGGGGGTATCGCCGGATTAGAGGATGTGAAATCGTGCTTTAAAGATTTAATTTTTCTTTATGCGGTACCAAGCTTTATTTTAGTCTATTTTTACTGTGTTGGGATTATTCCAGGGTTTGTGGCTGCATAA
- a CDS encoding DJ-1/PfpI family protein, producing the protein MEKEKMTKKVMVILADGCEESEAATIIDVMRRAGFRCDGVSICGEIVRCQHGMRLLADQVLTDSLKEYETYDAVILPGGWSGTDNMKADERLLKLLQFYADASDRYLAAMCAAPSVLAFAGVTRGKTLTSYPDPKLESLFTDANYVTDTVVVDEKGRLITSRGPGTVLPFSFAVVDALGGDSKTIKERFLYSELKNCIE; encoded by the coding sequence ATGGAGAAGGAAAAAATGACAAAAAAAGTAATGGTGATTCTTGCGGATGGATGCGAAGAAAGCGAGGCGGCCACCATCATAGATGTAATGCGAAGAGCCGGATTTCGGTGTGATGGAGTCAGCATATGTGGCGAGATTGTCAGATGTCAGCATGGTATGAGACTTCTTGCAGATCAGGTGCTGACAGATTCTTTAAAAGAATATGAGACATATGACGCCGTAATACTTCCAGGTGGATGGAGTGGAACGGACAATATGAAGGCAGATGAGAGGCTGCTAAAACTACTTCAGTTTTATGCTGATGCTTCAGATCGATATCTTGCGGCGATGTGTGCAGCTCCTAGTGTATTAGCTTTTGCAGGCGTGACGAGGGGAAAAACATTGACTTCGTATCCTGATCCTAAATTGGAATCATTGTTTACAGATGCCAATTATGTGACAGACACAGTGGTAGTGGATGAAAAAGGACGACTGATTACTAGCCGCGGTCCTGGTACGGTTCTTCCATTTTCATTCGCCGTTGTTGATGCTTTAGGAGGGGACAGCAAAACAATTAAAGAAAGGTTTCTATACAGTGAGCTTAAAAATTGTATAGAATAG
- a CDS encoding nucleoside recognition protein, whose translation MSINSIMPAMILGYVLIQFLKLSGLMDVISVVFQPFMGVFGLPGAAVAVLVAAFFAKASGCSMAALMYAEGTLTLGHCAILMPACMLMGTLIGGYARIILVAGANKKYHGILFLLPLIDAAAAMLIMRFVVATAGI comes from the coding sequence ATGTCGATCAACTCCATCATGCCGGCGATGATTTTGGGCTATGTTCTGATCCAGTTCTTAAAGCTTTCGGGGCTTATGGATGTAATCAGCGTTGTTTTCCAGCCGTTTATGGGCGTTTTCGGGCTTCCGGGAGCGGCTGTGGCAGTCCTGGTGGCGGCCTTTTTTGCAAAAGCCTCCGGCTGTTCCATGGCGGCACTCATGTACGCCGAGGGTACCCTGACACTTGGGCACTGCGCGATTCTGATGCCGGCCTGCATGCTGATGGGAACGCTGATCGGCGGCTATGCTAGGATCATCCTGGTGGCAGGCGCAAACAAAAAATATCACGGGATCCTGTTCCTTCTACCGCTCATCGACGCGGCTGCGGCGATGCTCATCATGCGGTTTGTGGTGGCGACGGCCGGAATTTGA
- a CDS encoding AbrB/MazE/SpoVT family DNA-binding domain-containing protein: protein MNLAKISANGQITVPVEIRRQLGLKSGDKILFLQKQNGEIVVSNASAAAIRKAQVAFAGAAETMGISSEEDIQALVDEVRYGKER, encoded by the coding sequence ATGAATTTGGCGAAAATCTCTGCGAATGGTCAAATCACTGTACCAGTGGAAATAAGACGTCAGCTCGGTTTAAAATCCGGTGATAAAATTCTGTTCCTTCAAAAACAGAACGGCGAAATCGTTGTCAGCAATGCTTCTGCTGCGGCGATCCGCAAAGCACAGGTTGCTTTTGCAGGTGCCGCTGAGACGATGGGAATTTCCAGCGAGGAGGATATTCAGGCGCTGGTAGATGAGGTTCGTTACGGAAAGGAACGGTAA
- a CDS encoding putative toxin-antitoxin system toxin component, PIN family yields MRILIDTNILFSALVFPHSKPAKTLLYVADNHEIVLCDRNITELRDILGRKAPEYLPDAEVLLAEMSYELIPAVDHAEKLIRDAKDQPILNAAIVSDVDIILTGDKDFLSLDIEHPKCMTVAQFLEKEGAEV; encoded by the coding sequence ATGCGGATACTGATTGATACGAACATTTTATTTTCTGCATTGGTATTTCCGCATTCAAAACCGGCAAAGACTTTGCTTTACGTTGCAGATAATCATGAAATTGTCTTGTGTGACCGTAATATTACGGAGTTGCGGGATATCCTGGGCCGGAAAGCACCGGAATATCTGCCGGATGCGGAAGTGCTTCTGGCGGAAATGTCCTATGAATTGATTCCTGCGGTCGACCATGCGGAAAAGCTGATACGCGATGCAAAAGACCAACCAATTTTGAATGCGGCTATCGTATCGGATGTTGACATCATCCTCACCGGCGACAAAGACTTCCTTAGTCTGGACATAGAGCACCCAAAGTGCATGACTGTCGCACAATTTCTTGAAAAAGAGGGCGCAGAAGTATGA
- the spoIIIAA gene encoding stage III sporulation protein AA, with amino-acid sequence MEAADLKKYLERAAGTAGLQEIRIRAGQPVFLIIDGAEWVLGEQGLLSGSGAKTAPRAEKRILKELLEIFARHSLYAYEDEIRQGFLTIEGGHRVGLCGKAVLEGDKVRTIKEISSLNIRIAHEKKGCADAVFPYLFENGGLVNTLLVSPPGAGKTTMLRDMIRQVSDGSRYGPGRSVAVVDERSELAACFLGQPQCDLGMRTDVLDGCPKAVGMMMAIRSMAPYAVAVDEIGTKEDLEALRQASNCGCRILATVHGSSVFDLTNKPVISEMVREKVFARYVVLGKNPHPGTVIGIYDENRRELINDEVSWDCADGRVLNRGRFPRGRAPAGAV; translated from the coding sequence ATGGAGGCAGCAGACCTTAAAAAATACCTTGAGCGCGCCGCAGGCACGGCGGGGCTCCAGGAGATTCGGATCCGGGCAGGGCAGCCAGTTTTTCTTATCATCGACGGCGCCGAATGGGTGCTCGGGGAACAGGGGCTTCTTTCGGGAAGCGGGGCGAAAACAGCACCGAGAGCAGAAAAGCGTATCCTTAAGGAGCTTTTGGAAATCTTTGCCAGGCATTCCCTCTACGCCTACGAGGACGAAATCCGCCAGGGCTTTCTCACCATCGAAGGCGGACACCGGGTGGGGCTTTGCGGAAAGGCCGTCCTGGAGGGGGACAAGGTTCGCACCATCAAGGAGATTTCCAGCTTAAACATCCGCATCGCCCATGAGAAAAAGGGCTGTGCCGATGCGGTGTTTCCGTACCTTTTTGAAAACGGCGGCCTTGTGAACACGCTTCTCGTCTCGCCGCCCGGCGCGGGGAAAACGACAATGCTCCGGGACATGATCCGTCAGGTCTCCGACGGGAGCCGGTATGGGCCAGGCCGTTCCGTAGCCGTTGTGGACGAGCGGTCGGAGCTTGCGGCCTGCTTTTTGGGACAGCCCCAGTGTGACCTTGGCATGCGGACGGACGTGCTGGACGGCTGCCCGAAGGCCGTGGGAATGATGATGGCGATCCGTTCCATGGCGCCCTACGCGGTGGCTGTCGATGAAATCGGGACAAAGGAAGATCTTGAGGCCCTGCGCCAGGCGTCAAACTGCGGCTGCCGGATTCTGGCGACGGTTCACGGGAGCTCCGTCTTCGATCTGACAAACAAACCGGTGATTTCCGAGATGGTGAGGGAAAAGGTGTTCGCGCGGTACGTGGTGCTCGGGAAAAACCCGCATCCCGGAACAGTCATCGGGATTTATGATGAAAACAGGAGGGAGCTGATAAACGATGAGGTATCTTGGGATTGCGCTGATGGCCGCGTCCTTAACCGGGGCAGGTTTCCTCGCGGCAGGGCGCCTGCGGGAGCGGTTTGA
- a CDS encoding stage III sporulation protein AB: MRYLGIALMAASLTGAGFLAAGRLRERFEILLLFKKLAYALKGEILYSNSTLSEALFEVGRRFLEGRSGHLKEPGLFFLRVKERMEKERGTPFFVLWKEEAGKFPADFPMEKADMQALCGLGETLGYADRDMQERTLLLYLEQLEDSMAYLKKEMDARMKLLKSLGAAAGLFLAVIML; encoded by the coding sequence ATGAGGTATCTTGGGATTGCGCTGATGGCCGCGTCCTTAACCGGGGCAGGTTTCCTCGCGGCAGGGCGCCTGCGGGAGCGGTTTGAAATCCTTTTGCTGTTTAAAAAGCTTGCATACGCCTTAAAAGGGGAGATCCTCTACTCCAATTCCACCCTGTCGGAGGCGCTTTTTGAGGTCGGCAGACGGTTTTTGGAGGGACGGAGCGGGCACTTAAAGGAACCGGGGCTTTTCTTTCTCCGGGTGAAGGAGCGGATGGAAAAAGAGCGCGGAACGCCGTTTTTCGTCCTATGGAAGGAGGAGGCGGGGAAGTTTCCGGCAGATTTTCCCATGGAAAAAGCGGACATGCAGGCGCTCTGCGGCCTGGGGGAGACGTTAGGGTACGCCGACCGGGACATGCAGGAGCGGACGCTTCTTTTATATTTAGAGCAGCTTGAGGATTCCATGGCGTATTTAAAAAAGGAAATGGACGCCAGGATGAAGCTCTTAAAAAGCCTGGGGGCGGCCGCCGGGCTGTTCCTGGCGGTAATCATGTTGTAA
- the spoIIIAC gene encoding stage III sporulation protein AC, with protein sequence MGVNLIFKIAAVGILVSVICQVLKHSGREDQAFLTSLAGLVLVLFWIVPYIYELFETIKTLFAL encoded by the coding sequence ATGGGGGTAAACCTGATTTTTAAAATTGCGGCAGTGGGGATTCTGGTATCGGTCATCTGCCAGGTGTTAAAGCACAGCGGGCGGGAAGACCAGGCCTTTCTCACGAGCCTGGCAGGCCTTGTGCTTGTCCTGTTCTGGATTGTCCCCTATATTTACGAGCTGTTTGAAACCATCAAAACCTTGTTTGCATTGTAG
- a CDS encoding stage III sporulation protein AD produces MTIVQAAVMGIAAVVLAVQIKPLKGEYSVYLILTAALVIGFLGISRLDIILETAREIGSYIQVQNIYLGTLLKMVGITYIAEFAAGICKDAGFFSLGTQIQMFGKLSILAVSAPVLLALLETLKVFME; encoded by the coding sequence ATGACAATCGTTCAGGCGGCAGTCATGGGGATTGCGGCAGTGGTGCTGGCTGTCCAGATTAAGCCGTTAAAGGGTGAGTATTCGGTCTACCTGATTTTAACGGCGGCCCTTGTCATCGGCTTTTTGGGTATTTCGAGACTCGACATCATCCTGGAGACAGCAAGGGAGATCGGAAGCTACATCCAGGTGCAGAACATCTATCTCGGGACGCTTTTAAAGATGGTGGGGATCACCTACATCGCCGAGTTTGCGGCCGGGATCTGCAAGGACGCCGGATTTTTTTCTCTCGGCACGCAGATCCAGATGTTCGGGAAGCTCTCGATTCTGGCCGTCAGCGCGCCGGTGTTATTGGCTCTTTTAGAGACTCTTAAGGTGTTTATGGAATGA
- a CDS encoding stage III sporulation protein AE produces the protein MKKRRWIFLWSMTFFVFLIAVSPMKVRGEEIGFSLEDFDVSEIQEYLDESLGAENGISFGELMKSLMDGDFQTAASGLLENGKGALFSEIRTNMGLMAKLAVLAVIGAIFSNFSGIFGSGQVSETGFYVVYLLAMTFLSASFFASVSVADQVFENILEFMRVLLPAYFMAAAMAGGAVTSSAMCTVTFAAIGAVQAVFSGFLIPLMKVYMMLALAGNLYKEDMISRMTSLLRQFILWTLKTMVGLILGFHLIQGLVLPQADALKNASAMRLVELIPGVGAGAGAVSQIVMGSGILIKNTAGAAGVIVLLVLAAVPVIKLTVLMALYYGTAAVIQPVCDKRLSACISEVAGGHGILLKMVGYSLVLFVLTIAILCISTNAAYYAG, from the coding sequence ATGAAAAAGAGACGATGGATTTTTTTATGGAGCATGACGTTTTTCGTTTTTCTTATCGCCGTCTCTCCCATGAAGGTGCGCGGGGAAGAAATCGGCTTTTCCTTAGAGGACTTCGATGTTTCCGAAATCCAGGAATATCTGGACGAGAGCCTGGGGGCGGAAAACGGGATTTCCTTCGGGGAGCTGATGAAAAGCCTCATGGACGGGGATTTTCAGACGGCGGCGTCCGGCCTTTTGGAAAATGGAAAAGGAGCGCTGTTTTCCGAAATCCGCACCAACATGGGGCTCATGGCAAAGCTTGCCGTCCTTGCGGTGATCGGGGCCATTTTTTCCAACTTTTCCGGGATTTTTGGCTCCGGGCAGGTGTCGGAAACCGGATTTTATGTGGTTTACCTGCTCGCCATGACGTTTTTATCGGCCAGCTTTTTTGCAAGTGTTTCCGTGGCGGATCAGGTTTTTGAAAACATCCTGGAATTCATGCGGGTGCTGCTGCCGGCCTATTTCATGGCGGCAGCCATGGCAGGCGGGGCCGTCACATCGTCGGCCATGTGCACCGTCACCTTTGCGGCCATCGGCGCCGTCCAGGCGGTATTTTCCGGATTTTTAATCCCGCTCATGAAGGTGTACATGATGCTGGCGCTGGCAGGAAATTTATATAAGGAAGATATGATTTCCAGGATGACATCGCTTCTTAGGCAGTTTATTTTGTGGACGCTAAAAACCATGGTTGGACTGATTTTGGGATTCCACCTGATCCAGGGGCTTGTGCTTCCGCAGGCAGATGCCTTAAAAAATGCCTCTGCCATGCGGCTTGTGGAGCTGATTCCCGGCGTCGGGGCAGGCGCAGGCGCCGTCTCCCAGATCGTCATGGGCTCCGGGATCCTCATAAAAAATACGGCCGGGGCCGCCGGCGTCATCGTCCTTCTCGTGCTGGCGGCGGTGCCGGTCATCAAGCTCACGGTTTTGATGGCGCTCTATTACGGGACGGCGGCCGTGATCCAGCCGGTCTGTGACAAGCGGCTTTCCGCCTGCATTTCCGAGGTAGCCGGGGGACATGGGATTCTCCTTAAAATGGTGGGTTATTCCCTGGTTTTATTCGTGCTGACCATAGCAATTCTCTGCATTTCCACGAATGCAGCGTATTATGCGGGGTGA
- a CDS encoding stage III sporulation protein AF, whose product MEWIMEWVRGLAFYLILMTVVLNLLPDKTYEKYLRLFTGMVFILLVFRPFADLTGLEARMAGAFERITFQNDAKLLKREIMEAEEVRLKKLTESFQAAVELDLKTMAEGSGLVCKSVEIALNEDGESENFGALLSVKMKAALLGGGESLSREEEENHRMEANREIAGLRKRIGEYYGLEEGFIEIRLEAQ is encoded by the coding sequence ATGGAATGGATCATGGAGTGGGTGCGGGGGCTTGCGTTTTATCTGATCCTCATGACAGTGGTTTTAAACCTTCTGCCGGATAAGACGTATGAAAAGTATCTGCGGCTCTTTACCGGCATGGTTTTTATCCTGTTAGTGTTCCGGCCATTTGCCGACCTCACAGGGCTTGAGGCGCGCATGGCAGGAGCCTTTGAGCGGATCACGTTCCAAAACGACGCAAAGCTTTTAAAGCGGGAAATTATGGAGGCGGAAGAGGTACGGCTTAAAAAGCTTACGGAGAGCTTTCAGGCCGCGGTGGAGCTGGATTTAAAAACCATGGCGGAGGGGAGCGGCCTTGTCTGCAAAAGCGTGGAGATTGCGCTCAATGAAGATGGGGAGAGCGAAAACTTCGGTGCCCTTTTGTCAGTGAAGATGAAAGCAGCTCTTTTGGGAGGCGGCGAAAGCCTATCAAGAGAAGAAGAGGAAAACCACCGCATGGAAGCGAACCGGGAGATTGCCGGGCTCAGGAAACGGATAGGAGAGTATTATGGACTGGAAGAAGGATTTATTGAAATCAGGCTGGAAGCTCAATAA